A window of Sorex araneus isolate mSorAra2 chromosome 3, mSorAra2.pri, whole genome shotgun sequence genomic DNA:
TGCAAATTTTGAGTGGTTGTTGTTGGGAAGGGTTTCCAGAGGAGACTTTGTGAGTCCTTCTGTGGCTGAAACTTAATTTATGCCatcatttcaaatattattttcctatGAAAATATGCATCAAATTTTATGAAATAGGATGCAAAATTTCTCATGAAAGTTCAATGTAACCCATAACATTTCAAAGAACTTCCTCACTCACATAAGTTCTATAATTACAGACTCTTTTGAGTCCTTCAGTTGTGATGAGTCCTCTCTAATATGTGTTTGGCTTCCAATATTAATACTGGATCTTAATGAAAACAACACCAGTGCAATATCTGAGAAGACTCTGTCTTAGGTAATGCCAAGATTCCTTAACCTGGCTTTCATGATCTTTCATGATGGGTCCCTCTTGCTACCAGCAGCTTCGGCCTACATTAGTCTCCTACATACTTTCTGTTCTCCACATAGCCACTATTTACAGCTCCCTGAGTGATAAACAGTGTGCCAAGCTGGTTTATGCCTTTGTGATTTTTCTACAAGCTGTTCCCTTTGCCTAGAATGGCCCAGCCCACACATCCATCTGGAAAACTCCTACTCATCCTTCAAGACCCAGTTCAAAGGTCTTCTCTTCTGTGAAGCCTTCACAGCAGGCACCATCAGAGTGAGTCAGTTCTTCCCATATAACACCTGTGATGTCTGTGTGCTTGGTTTCTGTATTTCACTTTCCTCCCCTGTAATTTAATTATGGGGTCTTTAAGGGGAGATTTCCAACCATTCATATTTGTAACCTTAGACACAGCATATCATCTGGCATGGTAGGTGTGTATATTTtgtggttagggtgcttgtcttgtaggTGGTCGATGCAGGTTTGATCCActctaccacatatggtctcctagccCCAcgtggagtggtccctgagtgcagagccaggaataagccctgagttgcCATGttttgctcccctcccccaaacaacaacaacaacaaacctagTATAAAGGAGCAATTAAACACACCTTATTTCTCTTATTCAACTTATTTtgacttctcttttgttttggagtgAAGGAGCATTTTCTCAGAAATGTTGGAAAATGCTAAGAAGATATCTTACCATAAAGCAGAGAAAAATTCCATTTAACCTCCTTTTGTAGCTTTGCTTCTTGGATAACCCAGGTAGATCTACTGAGGACTCACCATACCAACTGAGACAGTTGAAGGAAATGTGGGGAGACACAGAGGTGCTGGAGGAAGAGAGTCAGGCTCCTTGGAGTTGCAATAGCAACAACAGGGGCTGACATACATCATGTTCCAGGCACTGTTCTGACATGTATAAACAGTGACTCACTGAATCCTCATAACAACCGTTTCAGGTGGCTGCTATTATCTcagttttaaaagaagaaagtggAGGCACAGAGAAGTTGAGTAACTTGCTCATTATAGTCATGCTGCTACTATCGTCCCAATCGCAGCTCCACCATAAGAGATGGTGCAGTGATGGTAATTTTGGTTAAGAAAATagggaacactggtagagagaaggtACCCATTCACAGTCTATTTACTCTGAGATGCCCTCTAGAGTCTAAGGATAGGGTAAAATTGGTTGACATTactttgagcactgcctggacccAAAGGGTTGGTCTCCTTTTGGACGGCCAGGCATTACTTTATTTCTGGTTTGCTGTGTTTAGTAAGCCCTTCCCAGCCTTTGCAGGCAGTGAGCTCCCAGCCCTCCTGGGTCGTTGAAGGATCTGTGGGCTCCACTTCCCAGGTGTCTTTCAGCAGCTCCCCAGGCTAGGGAAACCGGTGAGGCCACTTTCCTGGGTGGACAAGGCAGGAATAAAAACCTGCATCCTATCCAGAGTATTTCAAGCAGAGGGCATGACATATGCGAAATACAGGCATCATTAAAAGCTAGGCATTTCCATGGAGCAGATGGGAAGGTGGAGGCGGAGGAAAGAACGGTGACCCAAGTATCTTTTGCCTGGGAAGGATCTTAAACACCAGTTTAAAGACAGTGGattgtttttcctcttctcttaggAGTTGAGAAGAGCCCTTGAAGGTCATGCCATTTCTTAGGATTAGTTTCACTGCTCAAGAAGCTGTTTTTCTTTATGTGCAGTTGTTCAATGATTAAGAAACACTGCCATCAAGTGGCTGTCATATGATGTACGCCACAAAGTAAATTAAGCATTTTCTATAGTGCTTAACTCAAGCAATAATAACATCTCTTCATTCAAATGGCTGAACGAAACGGTTACCTTACTCCTAATTGGAAAATGGGTacactttataaaattttcaagGAATCAATGCCAGAATTTCATTTTCTAGTAAATTTTGATGCTGCAAAGGTTCTGCTATTTCTGGCCTGGTTGGGCATCACACTGTGATTATGCAGGCCATTTCCTTCAGCTGCGGCGGATGGAGATTTGTGGCAGCTTCTTCGATGCTAGGTCCTTTATACTcgatcgccccccccccccccccaagctggaAAGATCCAAATTCAAAGATactcccactcttttttttcccccagtcgGGTGATGATCGGCAAGTCACCAACCTCCCTATGCTTCAGTTACTTGATCTGTAAGTGGGAAGACAGAGGATGACGCAGAGTGTCTGGCACACCCCAGCTCCTGCTAAGGGAgagcccttcctccctctccaatTTTGAGGGCAAATTATTGTTGCGCACGAACATGCTCGCAGGGGAGGTCTGTGATGTGAGAACCAACTACTCTCCCCCTGGGGCTTTGGGGTTCCAGCCCCGGCCAGCCACTGGCCTGCAGATCTTGAGTTCGCAGTGGACGCGTCCTCGGCTCTGTGGCCTCGGGCTGCAGGTGCGAGGGCGGGCGCAGCGCAGGGCGCGGCACTCGGGCGTTGCGCCCTCGCCGCTCCCTTGCAGCGGGCTGGGGGTGTAAAATTCAATCCCCGTGGGACGTCGCGGCTGGCCTCTGCCACGGCTCCGCGGATTGGCTGCCGGTCCCACCGCGCCCCCGCCCTCCGCGCCCCGGCGACCCAGGTGGCTCAGGCCCCCGGTGGCAATCTGTGTTTACAGAGCGAACCGGTCCAAGTGCGGCTCCAGCTCGCTGCgctcccctcccgggcccccgcCCGCCGAGCCTCTCCGCGcccgtcccctgccccccaccgccccagagGTCGGGTAAGGGGGCggcgggagtgggggagggggattctTGGTCCCTGGAGAGGCCCCGGATCTCCCCGAGGCCCAGGGCCCGCTCTCGCCCCCGCGACCTCTGCCCCTTGGTCTCAGGGTGACGTGCCCACCCGGGCAAAAAGATCGGGTCTCAGGGATGCCAGGTTCCTAATCGGGGGCACCGACATGACGATTTCACCTCACAGGTGTTCCCCTCCCCCAGACGGCGATGACCCCCAAGCCGGCCGGCCCCCCagatgggggctggggctgggtggtGGCGGCCGCAGCCTTCGCGGTGAACGGGCTCTCCTACGGGCTGCTGCGCTCCCTGGGCCTGGTGCTGCCTGACCTGGCCGAGCACTTCGACCGAAGCGCTCAGGACACCGCGTGGGTCAGCGCCCTGGCCCTGGCCGTGCAGCAGGCAGCCAGTGAGGGGGCTCTCGGGGTGGGAGGTGACAACTGGGGTGGAAGGGCTCGACCGCGCAGTGGTGGGGGCCCTACCGGACGATCAGACAACTGACTGGTGGAACGGGTAGTGCTGTCTAGGGGAGGAGCTATTCAGCCAGGCGACGCATTCTAGGCTAACAGCCAATGAAGAGATGGAgcgattggggggggggggggggtcccagagCGTGTTTTCTGTTGATTTCGCTCCCTTCCAGGTCCGGTGGGCAGCGCCCTGAGCACCCGCTGGGGGGCGCGCCCCGTGGTAATGGTGGGGGGCATACTCACCTCGCTCGGCTTGGTCTTATCGGCTTTCGCCCGCAGTCTGCTGCATCTCTACCTCGGCCTGGGCCTTCTTGCTGGTGAGGGGAGAGTGAGGCCCGATCCCTAAAGGGACGTCGGCGGAGACTGGAGCTGGGTGGGGGCTAGAGGGTAATGAACGGGGCAGGCATCTCCGGATGCCGGTCTCACGCAGTCCTATCCCTTCATCCACAGGCTCCGGCTGGGCCCTGGTGTTTGCCCCAGCAGTTGGCACCCTCTCCCGTTACTTCTCCCGCCGTCGAGTCTTGGCCGTGGGACTGGCACTCACAGGCAACGGGGCCTCCTCGCTGCTCCTGGCGCCCACCTTGCAGCTTCTCCTTGACACTTTCGGCTGGCGGGGAGCCTTGCTCCTCCTTGGCGCCATcaccctccacctcaccccctgTGGTGCTCTGCTGCGACCGCTGTCGCTTCCTGGCgaccctgccaccccaccccgcgGGCCCCTGGCTGCCCTGGGCCTGGGTCTCTTTACACGACGCGCCTTCTTAGTTTTCGCTCTGGGCACTGCCCTGGTGGGGGGCGGGTACTTTGTCCCCTATGTGCACTTGGCTCCTCACGCTTTAGATCTCGGCCTGGGGGGATACGGGGCCGCACTGGTGGTGGCAGTGGCTGCAGTGGGGGATGCTGGTGCCCGGCTGATCTGCGGGTGGCTGGCAGACCAGGGCTGGGTGCCCCTCCCGAGACTACTGGCGGTGTTTGGGGCGCTGactgggctggggctgctggcAGTGGGACTGGTGCCTGGGGTGGACAGTGATGAGAGCTGGGGGGGACCCCTGTTGGCAGCGGCTGGGGCCTATGGACTGAGTGCTGGAAGTTATGCCCCGTTGGTGTTTGGTGTGCTCCCAGGGCTAGTGGGCATCGGAGGTGTTGTCCAGGCCACTGGGCTGGTGATGATGCTGATGAGCCTCGGGGGACTTTTGGGCCCTCCTCTATCAGGTAAGGAGCTGAGTCAGTGGATCTGCTAGCAGCCATCCTCCGGCTGTTGATTTGGGATGTCAGGCCACTCATTTCTTTTACCTTTCCTCTTAGGCTTCCTGCGAGATGAGACCGGAGGCTTCACTGCctctttccttgtatgtggctctTTCATCCTCTCTGGCAGCTTGGTCTATATGGGGTTGCCCACTGCACTGCCCTCCTGCCAGACAACTTCACCTCCAGCGACCCCACCTGCAGAGCGGGGAGAGCTGCTTCCTATTCCTCAGGTTGCCCTGCTCTCCCCAGGGGGCCCTCACCCCACTCTGGACACCACTTGTTAACCACTCCTGTTCCCAATAAAGAATTActtttttgtggtttgttttggggcaacacctggctctgtactcaggaattactcctggaggtgctttagggaccacacaggatgctggggattgaacctgggttggtcacttgcaaggcaagtgccctagctgctgtactatctttccaaccccctaacccatttttttttctttcttgttttttttttttttttggtcacacctggcaatgctcaggggttactcctggcactgcattcaggaataattcctgaggtgTACAggttccatatgggatgtcaggaatcaaatccaggtcaggtgcacacaaggcaaatgccctatccactgtactatctctctggtccccccaaTAAAGAATTTCTATTCAGTTTCCCTAAAAGCTCCAGGTGTTGGCCAATACAGGGTGGACACTGTAACTATCCTACTTAAGATATCTAAAGGCCATAGCTGGATGGAGTAGAACCCCACTAAACcctgggagaggggaaggggcttTCTTTCTGCCCAGCTGGTTAGTTTTTCTAAGCCCAAATTATTGCCATTATGATAGGGGGTCTTTAATATGTTGTCTGTCACCTTCAGTTTGTTGGGAGGGAGTGTGTGCTCCTGAGTTCTATCTACCCCATCCACAGTTCCATCCAGACCTTCCAGAAGACTCCTTTCTGCAGATCAGTCTCTTTCAACTGGCCTAAAGGAAATGTGAGAATCTAAGATCCAGGCTTCCACACTGAGCTTCTGCTCCCCTTCCCAAACTACACCCCCACCAAAGTCACCATaagatctctttttttcttcttttttggggggccacatccagggatgatcaagggtaacttctggctatacattcagaaatcactcctggtgggttcaggggaccatatgggatgtcagggataaaacccgggttggctgcatgcaaggcaagtacccaacccactgtactatctctacagccccaatAATTCTAGTTTTCGCTCGAAGTCACATAAGACAGTGGAAAACAGGGAAGTCACTGGGAAAATGAGGGGAATGTTGGCCTAGAAAGCAGAGTCCAGGCTTCAAATGCTTTGTATCAACAGAGCTCCTGGATACTTTCCCATGCACTCCCCAGCTACAACTCCAAAATATGGGCTCTAGCTTTCTGAGGTTCTCAGTACTGTCCGGTTTTGTTATTCAGTTGATCTCAAAAGGGCATCCCTCTCCCAAAGATTTATCAACAGAGAAGAAACTTAGGCAACACTAGAGAGCACTGTAGAATATGTAAAATAGTCTCTTAACCTTTGATTTTCAAGTGGAGC
This region includes:
- the SLC16A11 gene encoding monocarboxylate transporter 11, whose amino-acid sequence is MTPKPAGPPDGGWGWVVAAAAFAVNGLSYGLLRSLGLVLPDLAEHFDRSAQDTAWVSALALAVQQAASPVGSALSTRWGARPVVMVGGILTSLGLVLSAFARSLLHLYLGLGLLAGSGWALVFAPAVGTLSRYFSRRRVLAVGLALTGNGASSLLLAPTLQLLLDTFGWRGALLLLGAITLHLTPCGALLRPLSLPGDPATPPRGPLAALGLGLFTRRAFLVFALGTALVGGGYFVPYVHLAPHALDLGLGGYGAALVVAVAAVGDAGARLICGWLADQGWVPLPRLLAVFGALTGLGLLAVGLVPGVDSDESWGGPLLAAAGAYGLSAGSYAPLVFGVLPGLVGIGGVVQATGLVMMLMSLGGLLGPPLSGFLRDETGGFTASFLVCGSFILSGSLVYMGLPTALPSCQTTSPPATPPAERGELLPIPQVALLSPGGPHPTLDTTC